In Thermoplasmatales archaeon, the sequence ATGTATTCCTTGTCAGATGATGAAATATATAGCATCATCAAAATGATAGAAAAAGTTGCATATAAAATAATAAAGGAGTGTGAATAATGGAAAGGCTTGGAATATTTGAAAAATATCTTACATTGTGGGTGGCAATTTGCATAATTTTGGGTATTTTAATTGGAAAATTTTTCCCAGCCTTCCCAGAAATTTTAAATCATCTTGAATATGCCCATGTTTCACTACCTGTTGCTGTGCTGATATGGCTGATGATATATCCTATGATGGTAAAAGTTGATTTTGATAGCATAAAAAATGCGGCAAAAAAACCAAAAGGATTGGTTATCACATGGGTAACAAACTGGCTTATCAAACCTTTTACAATGTATCTTTTTGCCTCCTTTTTCCTAACTATTTTATTTGCAAGATATATCCCTCCAGATTTGCAGAAGCAATATATTGCGGGGGCTGTTTTTCTTGGCGCCGCCCCCTGCACCGCAATGGTATTTGTATGGAGTTATTTGAGCAAGGGTGATGCTGGCTATACTCTTGTGCAGGTGGCTACAAATGACTTGATTATTTTATTTGCTTTTGTTCCGATAGTTTCCTTCTTGCTGGGTATAAGCGGGCTTGCTGTTCCATATTATACACTTTTTTTATCTGTTATTCTTTTTGTTGGTATTCCGCTGACATTTGGTTATTTAACAAGGCGATGGGCAATAAAAAGGAAGGGCATAGAATGGCTGGAAAAAGTTCTTTTGAAGAAGATGGGAAAAGTTACAATAATAGGATTGCTTCTAACTCTAATCATTCTTTTCTCTTTTCAGGGAGAAATAATCGTATCAAATCCGTTCCATATAATGCTTATCGCAATTCCTCTTGCAATTCAAACATACTTTATTTTTGCGATTGCTTATGGATGGGCGTATCTATGGAAGCTTCCTCATAGCATAGCAGCTCCAGCGGCAATGATAGGAGCAAGCAATTTTTTTGAACTGGCAGTGGCAGTTGCCATATCTGTATATGGACTTGCATCAGGTGCCGCCCTCGCTACTGTGGTAGGTGTGCTTGAGGAAGTGCCAATTATGCTTAGTCTCGTGGGAATAGCAAACAAGACAAGGCATAAGTTCGAAAAAAAGAGAATTCTTTTCCTCTGCGTTGAAAATTCATGCAGGAGCCAGATGGCAGAGGTAATATTTAATTCAATCGCAAAAAATGCTGAGGCAGAGAGTGCTGGAATAAAGCCAGCAAGTAAGGTAGATGAAAAGGCAATTGAGGTAATGAAAGAAATAGGAATTGATATAAGCAATAAAAAGCCAAAATTATTAAGCAGGGAGAAAGAATATGATATTATTGTAACAATGGGATGCATGAATGGCTGTCCGATAACTCCAAAAGAAAAAACAATTGAATGGAATATCCCCGACCCAAAGGGAAAGAATATTGATGAATATAGAAAAGTGAGAGATGAAATAAAAAAAAGTATAGAAAGATTGATAGAGGAAAGAATATGAAGAAGACTGCACTAATAATAATTTTTATGATAGCTTTAACTGGTTGTGTTAAAAATTCAATAAATGAAAAATATATTATAGGGGATGGGGATGATGATTCCTGGATTGATTATCCTTCATGGCATCCAAAAGCTGGAGAAAAAGTTGAGCATCCTTCATGGGTTTTGAAAGAAATTGAAAAGAAGCCGCTCGTAATATTGGTTCATAGTAACAATTGCTTGCCATGCATACAGCAGCAGAAGGATTTAGAAGATTTACTGGAGAACTTTGGGAATGATATTATATATGTTGACATAACTGCGGATGGGAGCGATAGCAGGGCGTGGGATGCGTACAATATTTATTATCCGTTAGAGGGGCAGTGGTATATACCTTTAACAATCATAATTTCAAAATTAGAATATAAAGGAGAAAGCTGTATAATATGGCACTCGGAGGTTGGAAGAACTGGAAAGGATTGGCTAACTAAATACATCAATAACTCTATATCCTATTATGGTGCAAAAATATGAAATCTACATCAATAATTTTGATGGTAATTCTTCTTTTAAGTTTTTGCCATCCATCAACTGGAAATGATGAAAATCACGCTCCTTTGTTTAGTTCAGTAACAGTTGATGGAAAAAATTTTTCATTAAATGATTGCAAGGGAAATGTTACAATTCTTCACATTCAGAATTTTGAGAACCCTCTATGTATCGAATGCGAAAAAGAGATGAGGGATCAGATTATTGAGTTGGCAAAAATATCAGAAGAAAAGATAGATAATATCACAATTGTAACTATAAACATAAGGAAAAATTACGCATCAGAAGATGGAAAAACACTTGCTGAAAAATGGTACAAAATTAATTTAACATGGTACTGGATTGAAGATTTCCCGCCTTATAATATAGCAAACTTATACTCAAAATATTATATAGTTGATGGAGCATTTGCAAATCCTACAATATTATTGATTAATCAATCATTAGTTGTTATTAGGGTCTATCATATTTATTGCATGGGTAAAGGAGAAATAGACGGTTTGCAGAAAGCAGAGTCGCTATTAGAAGATGCCAAAAAAATTTTGGCCGGAGAATTTGATGTAATAAGCAAAAAGAGTGAAAATAAAATAACATTTTTTGGCATGTTTATTCTTGGTATGATAACTTCTTTTTCTCCTTGCTCTCTCGCCCTTTTAATTTCAATGATTTCCTATGTTTTTGCCACTAAAAGCAATGGAAATTTTAAAAAGGAAGCATTAATTGGATTAGGAGCTGGTATATTCTTTACTCTTGGCTTATCCGTTATTTTTTTCATAATTGGAATTATGATTTCCTCCGTAGGGTTTTTCATATCAATTTCCTCCCTATTCTATCTAATAGCAGGAATAATTCTTCTTATTCTAGGAATAAACATTTTCAAGCCTTTAAAAACAGAAGTTGGAGGGCAATTTAAAGAAATGGGAATAAAATTTTTTGGTAAATTAAGCTCAAAATCATTGTTTCTGGGTGCATTCTTTTTAGGCATAATTTTTGCTGTTGGATGGGCGCCATGCGCCATATCGCTGGTTCTCCCTGTGTTTATTCTGGTTATGACTCAAAAAGCGACATTATTGATTGGAGGGACGCTTCTTTTTGCTTTTGGAATAGGATATGGTTTTCCGATAATTTTTCTTACAACTGCAACGAGAGGTATGAAAGCAAGGATAGGAAGCGCTTATATAAAGGCTGGCAAAATAATTGAAAAATTTTTCGCTATGGCAATTATTGTAATTGCTTTTCTATTTATTCTTAGATATTTTGGGATAAATTTCTGGTAAAGAAAAGTTTTTTATTTGTTTTTTAATATTCATTGATGAAGAAAGAAATACTTGTAAAGGATATAATGAGCAAAGCTCCTGTTATAGTAAAAAGTAAGGCAAGTGTTATTGATGCGGCAAAGGAGATGAAAATTGAAAAAGTTGGAAGTGTAATTGTTGTTGAAAATGGTAAGCCAGTCGGAATATTAACAGAGAGCGATATCTTGAAAAAAATTGTTGCAGAAGGAAAGGATGCTTCAAAAATAAAGGTGAAGGATGTAATGAGCACTCCTTTAATCAGCATTTCTCCAGATGAAAAAATTGAAAAAGCAGTTAAATTGCTTGGAAAAAATAGAATAAGGAGATTGCCTGTAATAGAAAATGGAAAACTTGTTGGAATAATTACAGAAAGAGACATTGTTCAATTCTCCCCTCTATTCATTGATTTGGTTGAAGAATGGGCTAAAATAACAAAAGAAAGGATTGAATATGAAAGAAGCGAAACAATGGCAGGAAAATGCGAGGAATGCGGAATGGCTACAGACAAACTTATAGAAGTAGATGGAAGAATGCTCTGTGAATTTTGTGCTGAGCTTTAGGTGATTTTATGAAAGTAAAAGATATAATGACAAAAGGAGTTATTTATGTAAATAAAAGAGACGATGTTGATTATATACTTCAGCTGATGGAGAAATATAAAATAACAAAAGCCCCGGTAATCGAGGATGGAAAGCTTGTTGGAATAGTAACTGATAACAAGATAGCGGATAAGCTCGGGAGCATAAGAAGCAGGGGCGTGACGCCAGCCCGCATGCATGCAATGACTGTTATGGAGAAAAAATTTTATGTTGTCTCGCCGGACACACCAATTGAAGAGATACTTGAGACTGTTGGTGAGCCAGGGCCGACAATGCTTCCTGTTGTTTCAAATGAGCATCTTGTAGGGGTAATAACAAAAGCCGATTTGCTTCCGCTCATTGATGATGAAGGCAGTATAAAGGAAATAATGAGTTTTCCAGTTATTTCTGTTTCTCCTGATGATAGGGTTGTTCATGCAAGAAGATTGATGATCGATAAAAATATAGCAAGAATTCCTGTTGTCAAAAATGGTAAAATAATTGGAGTGATTTCTGATTGGGAAATTGCAAATGCTTTTGCAAAATTGAAAAAAAGCATAGCATTGGGAAAGCAGAGCTCGCATATAAAGAATTTACTTGTAAAAGATGTGATGAAAAGCCCGGCAATAACCGCAATAGATACAATAACAATAAAAGAGGCTGCAGAAATAATGATAAAGAATGAAGTTGGATGCCTTCCGATAGTTGGAGGAGATAAAAAAATTAGAGGAATAGTAACAAGAACAGATTTGCTTAAAAGATTGCTAAAAAAATTAAAGAAGAGGCAATGAACGGAGCCATTCTATATCACTGAAATAGAGCATTCTTATATCATTGAGTCCTAACAAATTCATTGCCATCCTTTCGAGCCCGAGCCCCCAGGCAAGCACTGGATATTTTATTCCAAATGGCTCAGTAACTTCTGGTCTGAAAATCCCTGAGCCACCTAATTCAATCCATCTACCATTGAACTCTACCTCAATTTCCATCGATGGTTCTGTATATGGAAAATAGGAAGGACGAAACCTTATTTTTTCAAATCCCATTTTTGAATAAAATTCCTTAAGAATGCCCTTCAGCATGCAAAAATTTGCATCTTTTTCATAGACTATTCCCTCAACCTGATGGAATTCTGGGAGATGAGTTGCATCAATATTTTCTCTTCTAAAAACTTTCTCTATGGAAAAAACTTTTGCGGGAGGAGAAGGATTATTTATTAAATAGCGAATTGTATTTACAGTTGTATGTGTTCTTAAAATTACTTTTTTTGCTTCTTCCCTGTTAAACTTATATTCCCATCCCCTCGAGCCAGTTTTCCCCCCATTTTCATGTATTTCAGCAACAATATCAAGCATATTTTCATCTATTTCCATTGAAGGAAGTTTGCAGTAAAATGTATCCTGCATATCCCTTGCAGGGTGATCCTGAGGTATAAAAAGTACATCCATGTTCCAGAAGGATGATTCTATATAATTTCCTTTTATCTCTCTGAAACCCATTGAAGAAAATATTCTTCTTATTTTTTCAATAATTTGAGTTAATGGATGGAGTTTTGCGGGATATATTGAAGGAGAAAATGCCTTCACATCATACTTTCTAAATTTTTTATCTTTCCAGCTTCCATTTTTTAACATTTCTGGGGTTAGCTGAGAAATTTCCTCTTCAAATTTTATTCCTTTCCTCACTGTTTCCCATCCCTCTTCAGTAAGAACAAAGCTTCTCGCAATCCTTTTTCTTTCCCTTATTGCATCCCTCCTTTTCAAAATATTCAGAATTTCTTCCTCTATATCATAATTTCCATCTTTTATCTTTTCCAGGGCTTCCTCCTCCGCCTGCCTTGAGTGC encodes:
- a CDS encoding CBS domain-containing protein; protein product: MKVKDIMTKGVIYVNKRDDVDYILQLMEKYKITKAPVIEDGKLVGIVTDNKIADKLGSIRSRGVTPARMHAMTVMEKKFYVVSPDTPIEEILETVGEPGPTMLPVVSNEHLVGVITKADLLPLIDDEGSIKEIMSFPVISVSPDDRVVHARRLMIDKNIARIPVVKNGKIIGVISDWEIANAFAKLKKSIALGKQSSHIKNLLVKDVMKSPAITAIDTITIKEAAEIMIKNEVGCLPIVGGDKKIRGIVTRTDLLKRLLKKLKKRQ
- the arsB gene encoding ACR3 family arsenite efflux transporter, giving the protein MERLGIFEKYLTLWVAICIILGILIGKFFPAFPEILNHLEYAHVSLPVAVLIWLMIYPMMVKVDFDSIKNAAKKPKGLVITWVTNWLIKPFTMYLFASFFLTILFARYIPPDLQKQYIAGAVFLGAAPCTAMVFVWSYLSKGDAGYTLVQVATNDLIILFAFVPIVSFLLGISGLAVPYYTLFLSVILFVGIPLTFGYLTRRWAIKRKGIEWLEKVLLKKMGKVTIIGLLLTLIILFSFQGEIIVSNPFHIMLIAIPLAIQTYFIFAIAYGWAYLWKLPHSIAAPAAMIGASNFFELAVAVAISVYGLASGAALATVVGVLEEVPIMLSLVGIANKTRHKFEKKRILFLCVENSCRSQMAEVIFNSIAKNAEAESAGIKPASKVDEKAIEVMKEIGIDISNKKPKLLSREKEYDIIVTMGCMNGCPITPKEKTIEWNIPDPKGKNIDEYRKVRDEIKKSIERLIEERI
- a CDS encoding thioredoxin family protein, producing MKKTALIIIFMIALTGCVKNSINEKYIIGDGDDDSWIDYPSWHPKAGEKVEHPSWVLKEIEKKPLVILVHSNNCLPCIQQQKDLEDLLENFGNDIIYVDITADGSDSRAWDAYNIYYPLEGQWYIPLTIIISKLEYKGESCIIWHSEVGRTGKDWLTKYINNSISYYGAKI
- a CDS encoding phenylalanine--tRNA ligase subunit alpha — its product is METLSPLEKELLVKLAEKNGRASIEEIGMDMVKAMNAASWLQSKGLLRSEEKIVREYLLTHEGKKFFKEGLPEKKIEEGEIKELEEKFGKKFAILLGWALRKGWCRIDEIGDKKFLKITDKGKKEMHSRQAEEEALEKIKDGNYDIEEEILNILKRRDAIRERKRIARSFVLTEEGWETVRKGIKFEEEISQLTPEMLKNGSWKDKKFRKYDVKAFSPSIYPAKLHPLTQIIEKIRRIFSSMGFREIKGNYIESSFWNMDVLFIPQDHPARDMQDTFYCKLPSMEIDENMLDIVAEIHENGGKTGSRGWEYKFNREEAKKVILRTHTTVNTIRYLINNPSPPAKVFSIEKVFRRENIDATHLPEFHQVEGIVYEKDANFCMLKGILKEFYSKMGFEKIRFRPSYFPYTEPSMEIEVEFNGRWIELGGSGIFRPEVTEPFGIKYPVLAWGLGLERMAMNLLGLNDIRMLYFSDIEWLRSLPLL
- a CDS encoding cytochrome c biogenesis protein, with amino-acid sequence MKSTSIILMVILLLSFCHPSTGNDENHAPLFSSVTVDGKNFSLNDCKGNVTILHIQNFENPLCIECEKEMRDQIIELAKISEEKIDNITIVTINIRKNYASEDGKTLAEKWYKINLTWYWIEDFPPYNIANLYSKYYIVDGAFANPTILLINQSLVVIRVYHIYCMGKGEIDGLQKAESLLEDAKKILAGEFDVISKKSENKITFFGMFILGMITSFSPCSLALLISMISYVFATKSNGNFKKEALIGLGAGIFFTLGLSVIFFIIGIMISSVGFFISISSLFYLIAGIILLILGINIFKPLKTEVGGQFKEMGIKFFGKLSSKSLFLGAFFLGIIFAVGWAPCAISLVLPVFILVMTQKATLLIGGTLLFAFGIGYGFPIIFLTTATRGMKARIGSAYIKAGKIIEKFFAMAIIVIAFLFILRYFGINFW
- a CDS encoding CBS domain-containing protein, translated to MKKEILVKDIMSKAPVIVKSKASVIDAAKEMKIEKVGSVIVVENGKPVGILTESDILKKIVAEGKDASKIKVKDVMSTPLISISPDEKIEKAVKLLGKNRIRRLPVIENGKLVGIITERDIVQFSPLFIDLVEEWAKITKERIEYERSETMAGKCEECGMATDKLIEVDGRMLCEFCAEL